TCGGTTATCGCTTGTATACAAACAAATTGAGTAATTGTTCATGAATTTGAGGTGCTACTTTCGAtcctttcctttttaataTCCGAGATTCTATGCTTGATTCTTCTTCCCATATTACTTACATAATCCGAAATTTTATTTTCGATTCTTCTTCTCAATATTTCTACGTTATAAAAAGTGATTCGTTTGTGtgggaaaaaaggaaaaacaacaTTTTTACCATAGGTCATGTGTGAATtaatgatgaatttttttatgtgaAGAGATATCGAAACGTAGTGTTATTAATTATCATATTataacataattttattttattttaacaaaattatattccaaattttgggttaatttcaatttagtacCCTAAAACTTTCCACTTTAAAACATGTTTGCCCTTGCActctcaattttaacaatgGGAATTATGTACCCtaatcatttaaaaaatttgcaaTATGATTCCGGTATTAACTTTAACGTCAAAATTTTCGTTAATTGCATATGTGGCAAGGTTGGATCCCACCTATTCACTTCTTTTGATGCTAGTTTAGGGGTATTTTGGAGCAAGTAATGTCTTCCTTCCCAAACCCATATGACACAAAAAAATCTCGCCCAAAACCATTTGACATCAATTACCTGAAAATACCACTCAACTAACATTGAAAGAAGTGAATAAGTGGCACACAACTCACAAGCATGCCACATAGGCAAATTAATAGAAATTTTGCTATTGAAATTAACACCGGAATcatattgcaaaaaattaataaaattaggTACATAATTGTTAAATTTGAGAATGTATAAACAAACATATCTTGAGGGTGAAAGTTCACGGtactaaattaaaattaacccCCAACTTTTTGTCCAACATACGTGTCACAGGCACTTGCAGAGTAAAGATTGAAGTTCATGTATTTTCAGAAAAAACTTCAGAGATCTGAAGATAAATTCTCAACTtgattcttttttactttatcCTGCTGGCAGACGGGAAAAGAAATTTCAACTTGATTCATTTTAgtttattcattttctttcaaaaaattattgaatagCTGAAAAGTTCTTGAATCAAGAACAAGTGCATACAAATTAGCAGAGGAAATCAGCTATGAGGAGAATTTTTCATCTCATCAAACACAAACAATCATGATTTGCCCTAGCATAGAATTCTCCTGCAGAAACCAGACGAGAGATGGAGCAAACACATACAACCTCAGATGAAGGATTTGGGTGAATTGGGAATTCATTTGACACTTGAAATTGATTCAGGGAAGCTAAATCATAATAAACGTCTGAAAATTGAGAGACTCTTATGAGTTCTTACAACTGGGTTCTCAACAAAGTACAAAAACATTAAGCTCTGGAGTCTGAATCAAAACTAAAACCCCTaatcaaattacaaaatatgCCAAATGCCATTGCAGCAAAGCACCTCAGAAACCGAGCTTGGTGCGGCGCCAGTGCCTGCGCTTGGCGTTGTACCTGATACATACATGAACAAATTTGACAACTTGTAAGCATCTAATCTGAGAACCGATCaagaacaaaatgaaaattaacaatgaaattccaaaataattaaagcaaAGAAAGTAGTTTCAACCTGATGGTGTTGTCGGTCCTCAAACGGATCCAGTGAGGGATGGGCCTGTTCTGCCTCATCTTCTTCGCCAGCTTCTTCTTGATTATGAAGGTCTTGTGGGACGGCTGTGCATATTCATCATAAACCCAAATGAGAAATTTACTTAAATCCCATGAAATCAACAAAGTACAGGAACAAACagagatatatataaagatCGATGCAATAGATATATGCGTAACCAGAGAGCGGGAGgaagggagaagagagagaaaggttCACCATTTTCGCGCTTGGAGATCCGCCGCGATGGTTCAGAGCAGAGAGCAAGGAGCGAAAACCCTAACAACAAAAACGCACTTCTGGACGACTAAGAAAGACCGGCgctttttttagttttaatataAAGGAAGGGCAAAGTTGGAATTAAAGGTCGACTTACCTGCCGGGTAGCTAAGATACTGAACAACGCTGTTTCACTGGCCCAATAAGTGAAGATAGTGGGCCAGATAGTTTGACCGTTCTCTTTTTCTACAGAAAGGTGTGGCTTCATTGCTCCGTGAGGCAATCTTTAACTTGGCCCAAACCAAAACCAGTTTCTAGGTCGGTTCATGCCGGCGTGAAGGCCAGATTATCTGTGGCCTAGCGTAATATGATCCTTCCTGTAGAAGGTTTTCCGAGGCCCAATgtctttacttttttcttttttctttggtttctaATCCATCGCCAATGTGTAGGAAGATTCATGAGGGTTTAATTTCACTCGTCAAGCGCGGCTATATTcgttttttcaaaaaaaaaaaatttaaaatagtatagccgtgcggctttaattttttgacacgtagtatagccgggcggctatacgcgttttttcaaatttttttaaaaaatagtatagccgttcggctataccagattttttgaatttttcagaaatagccgcacggctatactctgtttttccaaattcttttaaaaaaataatatagcctCCTGGCTTTATgatttttgacacgtggcgcctaggAGTTGGgcgggtcctttttttttaatatagttttaaaaaaaaatttaatcagGCAACTTTCGTCAGCATCGACTTGTGACGACGAACTTTCGTCGGGagaagtttttttgttttgattttaaaatatatacataatcagtttcttggcttctttttttttggccaacttctttaatttaatatatgtaattaagtaatatcttagcctttttgaattactttaattaataattatattttagttattgtttaatattttttttttaaaagtccacaacataatttaaaatgattcatttctatttattaagtcGTTTGGGTatcttaattaaataatggaaACAATTTTAGTGATGGCTTTAGAACTGGAATGTATTTTTGGGTGATTTTGCCCGTTCATAACTTCATGTAGATAATGGAAacaataaatgaataaatagttgtaaagagaaaaaataaaatctgtaATTTGGGCGTTTGGTTTGGTGACGTGGACCGAACACAAGAAAACCAGTAAAGCCAGTTgtgatgaatgatgatgactgATGATGACAGAGAAGCAGTAGTGTATGAAATTGTCCAGAGCCCACaacaattcttcttctttatcttctCAACTCAGCGTACAAAAGGAATGAGCAAGTACTCGGCATAGAAGAGCTACAGCCAACATATTTTTAAGTCAGTGCCAAATAAACCAATGCATTCTTATGCACATTTGCTTGTATAATGTCACACAGGCATGTGCCACTTATCATGAACACAAAGAAAACAGACAGGTGGTAAGAGTAAGAAATCCGTCACCTTCCAGATGAACATGTAAAAAGAAGTTAGAGAGGCTTTATCGGCTATATCGACAGATCGAGCTCGGAGCCAAAGAAGGGAAGCAAGTGCAGTGTGGCCTAGTATCTGCAACCAAAGCCCATGTATCAGTAAAACATGTAAAATTAATAGCTAGCAGAGTAGAAGTTTGAGTAAGAGATGGGGGTACACATACAGTAAAAAGCTTGCTAGGTAGGAAGGGAGAAGAAGCTCCTACCACCAGGGCAGCCCCGTATGCAATTAACAGCATATTTACACAAAACCAATATACCTGTAAACAGTGTACAAAGGAAGGAGCATATATTAAGAAGTACACacaatgtatatatatatatgtcctaagaaaagaaaaagaaaaagaaaaaaggaaaaactagTAACCTTTTCTTGTCCAAGGCTGACACTGAAGGATTGAATGCCATAATATCTATCACCATCCACATCAGGTATATCCTGTTCAAATGCCAAGGACAAATTACCCCTGCACTCGaggttcatttttttttttttaagtttagcAGTTGTTTACCTTGAATAACGCAATAACAGAGGAGAAGATGCACATGAAAACCACCGCAAATGCCAAGGATCTTGTCATCTTAACAGGTCTACCAAGTACAAATTTCTgcaaaatacatatatacactGCTTTAGTTTTGTCAAATATTTGGCttcttcaaataaaaataaaaactaaccGGCGTATGTTACCTGGATGTGTACATAGAAGGCAAGCTGGACAACGATGGCCCTCACAATTAGGATGCAAGTAGCAGCAAGAAATGCATGTCTCTTCCACCGCAGCAAAGGAAGCTAATCAACAAGTTAAGATGGATGAAGTAAGGTAGGTACTTGGCTAGCAAAGTAAGAGACTATATGAAGAGGCACAAGAAACTCACTTCAATGGAATAAACACTTCCAAGCAGAAAACTGATGAGAAGGGCACAAAACAACGGCGGAGATTTAAACATAACTCCCATCGCAAAACTCTGAAAAATAACAGACAACTAGTAGTGAGTAGCAGAGATTTATACTGTAGAAACACTAGGTGGTCTCATATCAGTGGCAATTGATTACCATCAACAAAACTGTTGAAACAATTGTGATCCCAGTTCCCATAGAGAATTCACCAGAAGCAAGAGGGAGCTCAGGTTTGTTAACCTGAGAAGCAAGAGAAAAAgatacaaaattaatgaacattatatatatacacagtATTTTTCATCCTTCAATTCGGTCTCACTTAATTTTATACCTTGTCGATTTCGACGTCAAACAATTGATTCAATCCCACCACATAGATGTTCATTAGGATCGATGGCGCCAATGCCTGAGAGATATGATCAATCATTGAAAAAACAATCACATGTAAGAAGCCCATTTTACCTGTGGCATCAAACAGTAGTGTTTCGAATTTTCTAATATACCTTCAATAGTCCTACGAAAAATGCAGAGGACAGGTCAGTAACATTTTCTAATGGAAGAAGAGAGACCGATGAGATTCCTATAacctgaaaacaaaaacaaaaaaaattagtgaaTTAGTGAAGctcaaaattaaattgttCAATCCAAATGTAATTtatatcaaattttgaaagGAACATGTGAAACTCACAGTGCCAATTACAGTGTGAGGACGACAAAAGCGATGAAATGCATCCCATTGTTTACAAAGGCCAGTCAGAAAATGATCACAATCATTCTCTGGTTTTGATGATGAAGCATAACCCCCATGTTGAGAACAAACAGGTTGGCAATAAAATTTCTTGAATCTTTTACTAGGGTTTCTTCTAGTGGTCACTGTGATCTTCTGATCATAGTTTAGATTGGCATTGGTGGCTAGAGATGATAAGTTTCTGGAACAATATTGCGGCAAGGGCTTCTTCTTGATTACGTTGCAATGTGTTGTTGGCTTCAGTGGCACTGGAAGTAGTAGCATTACgcaatcccaaaaatttcaaagacGATTAAGATATCATTATATCAAATTCAtctaaaaaaaagtaaaaggagATCAACCATGGAACTGAAACCTAATTACTGCATTTTGCATGCCTTTGTATTTTCATTTGATGCGTTGTAGGATTCGAGTTAGGACTTATTTTTTTCccactttaaaataaaataagagtAACACTGGCAAAACGCGAACTCCATATTTTTCTTAACAGATAAgttcagttatcaaaacaatcaaaagcTATGATAAGAATGTAgcacattttttgtttttggttacaTAAGGGGGTTTCCAAACCCGGCTGCCAAACCAACGCAGCTAAACCCCATTGGCAGAATGTAGCACATGTGGTTACCtacaaaatgaacaaaacatAAAAGGCTAACCTGGAGGACAAAACCTTGAACAAGCAGGCGTGTACTGAACCATTTGTCTGCCTCTTTCTACTGGCAATGAGATtggcaaagaagaagaagaagaagaaaagataaaaacatgTTCACGCAATCTCATTTAAGATTGAAATAGTAAAAAGCTTTTAAATGGTTGCTAATTAATGCTGGCATTGCCAAGTTGAGATAATAATCTGAGAGACACTTGACTATTTAGCTACTCTGGAATAAATTGCATACTAAATAAAAGGATACACAATTGTTTAGGCCTTCCCATTATTGGAATCTGGAATATTGAATTCTGGatagttttcaatttcaaaagcccaaaactcTAGTAAGAGTCTGCTTATTACTGAAGCCCAATATCTGTGTTCTTTTTACTCCAAGGCCCACAACTGTGAATCACAATTTGGCCCAACAGTCAAGCCCAAATGAACCATCGAAAGTTtcaaatttagtttttttgttgttgttgaaattataggattgcattcataatttagctaaaaaaaTCACCCGTCATAAAGGATCAATACAAACTAACCTTAAAAGATTATTACAATATCAAAACGATCTAACctgattaaaataattttttgaaaaaaaaggagtaaaaattgtaaatttgATTGAATATGTATCGAAGCTATTGAACCACATGCCTTGATTTCCCTTCTACGCAATTCACACAGTACAGCAGCATGTGCTTGAGCTTTGACTAACTTGTGTGGGCCAATACACCAATATCTATCAAGTTTAGTTTAATAAGTCTATAGATACCTTCTAATTTTAGTTTATCTCATCTGCACACAATTTTCAACTGTATCTTGCAACTGCTCTTGTTTTACCCTTTTATTGGGTTGgggtaaattcaaaattacaCTGCCTAGCTAGTCCTCTACTAGCCTTTATCTCTAATCCCCCtttttactatttttaattGTGGTTGTATTTGTTATAAACATGATTATGGTCATGGACATATATGTCCCTTTTCATGGCATGCAAATAATAGTAGAGTGACAAATCCCATGTACTGCGGGCATAACTTGAAGCTGGACGACACAAATTTCTACCTATCAACATCCATCTTAATTTTTTgatcttaaaaaaaaaatacatcactttaatttacttcacgtttttcttctttccttcctcGTACGTAACCGCGTCAAAATTTACAAAGTTTAAAAGTATTAGACTCAACCCGacttaaaaaatttgtatttaaCAAATATGTTCATATTTAGATcattcaattaaaatattatcatATCAAATGTCATAGTATTACCGATCATTCCGATAGTAACATATGAAAAGAGATGACGCATATAATGTTTGGGATTGATAGAAAACCTAAATTCAATGTTTCTGTGGCCAACAAACACATGAATTTTCTGaatgatttttgttgtttcttaaccttttataataattgtTCAATGGATCAAATATTGGATTGTTTTTTGCATGTGACTTGAAGAGTGTTAGTCCAAAATTGACAATTGATATGGACCGGACCGAGTCATGGGGCTTAAAAACCGTGGGAGGTTTTCAGTTTGTTTCACGACAAACACATCCAGTCCATCCCCCCAAGCTTCTGCTTCATCTTCAACTTTGCTCTCATCACCCATGTTCATGATATGTATCTTTGGGCCCCACATTACGCGCTTTTATAACTGGGCCCCGCAAACTCCCGCGTATTAAAATGTCGATTTCAGTCTAAAGGGGAGGTTAGCTGTAAACCAGGATTGTGACAAAGATTTTAATCTTTTGATTATGGGAGATACATGCTTACATGCTGTTtgttcttttatcttttttgtcTTGCTCTTTCTGCAGTTTCTTCGACCTTTTCATAAAGAATATGTCGtctcatctttcttcttttcaacaCAAGCTCCAGGAAAATCGTTAGGGCCGTAGAATTGGTACATGGTGAGAAAATCTTCAAAAGCCTATGTATTTTCCGGTGAATTAATCCTACTGATAtgacgttttttttttttttttacctttttccTTCGGAAGTGCTTTTTCTTTAGGCCTTATTCATTCTCGTTATTACATACTATTGTCATGTCCTAAATGGTCGTTACACGTTTAACGGTAACATTAAATAGCATCAAAATGTGATCTCCCTAGCATCAAAATATGCCGTTTAAATGATCCACGTGTCAACATGCACACACAATCTTGACTCCAACATTGTAAATTGGAGGACACAAACTTGTAATCTGCAAGTTAAACAAGTGGTTTCCATTGGCATGCTCACTGTTGATGCCTCCAAATAAGGAAACACAAAAGTCATAAATAGCTGCAGCCTGCAGCGTGAGAGAGATATGGGAAAAATACTCATCACATGCACAAGATCATATAAGCGcgtgtaataaaataaaaaaaccaaaacaatttAATCTTACCCTAATCCTGTGCAAGCCATTGGATATTTTGCCGAAAACCTGCAAGAGCAGTTGGCAGCTCATGTCATCAACTCACAAGCTTGCCCTGCATCTCAGCATGAAAGGTCCAGGTTTTAGAAACTGGGCATGGCAATTCAAAAACAGACATTGGTTGGTTGTCTGCTCTTACTTTAAACCATATGCCAATGTTTCCGATTTTGGCACCCGACGCCAAAAACCCAAGTGGCATGAACCATGACCTCACCAGTCACCCCCacgatatttttattttgcagaTTAATCCATTGATTCTATTTGTTTCTACCTTGTTTTGCATGCATCATCACCCTAGTTTTTTAatccatatttttttcaatgaagATACAGAGCCGTACAATCAATATGACAACTATCAAGTTGGTATTTCTCTAATTAGTGTAAATTGATTCTTAAAATAGTGAATAAGATTTGGTTTATGTGATTGGGATtgttaattaataattagCTCGGGTAATTATGAGGATTGACCCAATCATTTTGGTGCCAATCGATGGTTGTTTAACTGTTTAATTGTTTACCCATCCAGAACAGAGCATGCAGCCTCTGTTTTGATCATTGCGTTGAAGCAATCAGTGCTCAGAACAGAGCATGTT
The window above is part of the Prunus dulcis chromosome 1, ALMONDv2, whole genome shotgun sequence genome. Proteins encoded here:
- the LOC117618110 gene encoding homogentisate geranylgeranyltransferase, chloroplastic-like, producing MLLLPVPLKPTTHCNVIKKKPLPQYCSRNLSSLATNANLNYDQKITVTTRRNPSKRFKKFYCQPVCSQHGGYASSSKPENDCDHFLTGLCKQWDAFHRFCRPHTVIGTVIGISSVSLLPLENVTDLSSAFFVGLLKALAPSILMNIYVVGLNQLFDVEIDKVNKPELPLASGEFSMGTGITIVSTVLLMSFAMGVMFKSPPLFCALLISFLLGSVYSIELPLLRWKRHAFLAATCILIVRAIVVQLAFYVHIQKFVLGRPVKMTRSLAFAVVFMCIFSSVIALFKDIPDVDGDRYYGIQSFSVSLGQEKVYWFCVNMLLIAYGAALVVGASSPFLPSKLFTILGHTALASLLWLRARSVDIADKASLTSFYMFIWKLFYAEYLLIPFVR
- the LOC117614205 gene encoding 60S ribosomal protein L39-1 gives rise to the protein MPSHKTFIIKKKLAKKMRQNRPIPHWIRLRTDNTIRYNAKRRHWRRTKLGF